In Phocoena phocoena chromosome 8, mPhoPho1.1, whole genome shotgun sequence, the following are encoded in one genomic region:
- the ZBED5 gene encoding zinc finger BED domain-containing protein 5 has product MVAHLLCILSYNFNTFVILNVYSKLTMFCTTNSLPMDLLLKQGSLKQEVESFCYQIVSESNDQKVGILQSEDEQLQPAVSKNSEGELSRVKFMSNSNKITTFSKKPKRRKYDESYLSFGFTYFGNRDAPHAQCVLCKKILSNSSLAPSKLRRHLETKHAAYKDKDISFFKQHLDSPENNKPPAPKIVNTDNESATEASYNVSYHIALSGEAHTIGELLIKPCAKDVVMRMFDEQYSKKIDAVQLSNSTVARRIKDLAADIEEELVCRLKICDGFSLQLDESADVSGLAVLLVFVRYRFNKSIEEDLLLCESLQSNATGEEIFNCINSFMQKHEIEWEKCVDVCSDASRAMDGKIAEAVTLIKYVAPESSSSHCLLYRHALAVKTMPASLKNVLDQAVQIINYIKARPHQSRLLKILCEEMGAQHTALLLNTEVRWLSRGKVLVRLFELRRELLVFMDSAFRLSDCLTNSSWLLRLAYLADIFTKLNEVNLSMQGKNVTVFTVFDKMSSLLRKLEFWASSVEEENFDCFPTLSDFLTEINSTVDKDICSAIVHHLRGLRSTLLKYFPVTNDNNAWVRNPFTVTVKPASLVARDYESLIDLTSDSQVKQNFSELSLNDFWSSLIQEYPSVARRAVRVLLPFATMHLCETGFSYYAATKTKYRKRLDAAPHMRIRLSNITPNIKRICDKKTQKHCSH; this is encoded by the coding sequence ATGGTTGCTCATCTTCTGTGTATCCTGTCTTATAATTTCAACACATTTGTGATACTCAATGTTTATTCTAAATTAACCATGTTTTGTACCACAAATTCATTGCCTATGGATCTGTTGCTGAAACAAGGAAGTCTTAAACAAGAAGTAGAATCTTTTTGTTATCAAATTGTGTCTGAATCAAATGATCAAAAGGTTGGAATATTACAGAGTGAAGATGAGCAGTTGCAGCCTGCAGTTTCTAAAAATTCAGAAGGTGAGCTTTCCAGGGTCAAATTTATGTCCAATTCCAACAAAATAACAACATTTAGtaagaaaccaaaaagaagaaaatatgatgaAAGTTATTTGTCTTTTGGATTTACTTACTTTGGAAATAGAGATGCACCTCATGCCCAGTGTGTATTATGTAAGAAAATTTTATCAAATAGCTCTTTGGCCCCTAGTAAGCTTCGAAGACATTTGGAAACTAAACATGCTGCATACAAAGACAAAGACATAAGCTTTTTCAAGCAACATCTTGATTCACCTGAAAATAATAAACCCCCAGCACCTAAAATTGTCAATACAGATAATGAAAGTGCTACAGAAGCATCATACAATGTAAGTTACCATATAGCCCTGAGTGGAGAGGCTCATACTATTGGAGAATTGCTCATCAAGCCTTGTGCAAAAGATGTGGTGATGCGGATGTTTGACGAACAGTATAGTAAAAAAATAGATGCAGTACAACTATCAAACAGTACTGTTGCACGTCGAATTAAGGATCTAGCTGCTGACATTGAAGAAGAGCTTGTTTGTAGACTGAAAATTTGTGATGGGTTTTCACTGCAACTAGATGAATCAGCTGATGTTTCAGGACTTGCTGTGCTGCTTGTGTTTGTTCGTTACAGGTTTAATAAGTCTATTGAGGAAGACCTACTCTTATGTGAATCTTTGCAGAGTAATGCCACTGGTGAAGAAATTTTCAACTGCATTAACAGTTTTATGCAGAAACATGAAATTGAATGGGAAAAATGTGTTGATGTTTGTAGTGATGCTTCCAGGGCAATGGACGGGAAAATTGCTGAGGCTGTCACCTTGATAAAATATGTGGCTCCCGAAAGCTCCAGTAGTCACTGTCTGTTATATAGACATGCACTAGCAGTTAAAACAATGCCTGCATCTCTGAAAAATGTGCTAGATCAGGCCGTACAAATCATCAATTATATTAAAGCTCGACCACATCAATCCAGACTACTAAAAATTTTGTGTGAAGAAATgggtgcccagcacacagccctTCTTCTAAATACAGAGGTGAGGTGGCTTTCCCGAGGTAAAGTTCTTGTAAGACTTTTTGAGCTTCGTCGTGAACTGTTGGTTTTCATGGATTCTGCTTTTCGACTGTCTGATTGTTTAACAAATTCATCTTGGCTGCTAAGACTTGCATATCTTGCAGATATTTTTACTAAATTAAATGAGGTTAATCTGTCAATGCAAGGAAAAAATGTGACAGTGTTCACAGTATTTGATAAAATGTCATCATtgttaagaaaattggaattttgGGCCTCATCTGTTGAAGAAGAAAACTTTGATTGTTTTCCTACACTCAGTGATTTTTTGACTGAAATTAATTCTACAGTTGATAAAGATATTTGCAGTGCCATAGTGCACCACCTAAGGGGTTTGCGCTCTactctgttaaaatattttcctgtaacAAATGACAATAATGCTTGGGTTAGAAATCCATTTACAGTAACTGTTAAACCAGCCTCATTAGTAGCACGGGACTACGAGAGCCTGATTGATTTAACATCTGATTCTCAAGTGAAACAAAATTTCAGTGAACTTTCACTAAATGATTTTTGGAGTAGCCTAATTCAAGAGTACCCAAGTGTTGCAAGGCGTGCAGTTCGTGTACTTCTTCCTTTTGCTACAATGCACCTGTGTGAGACAGGATTCTCATATTATGCTGCAACAAAAACGAAATACAGGAAAAGACTCGATGCTGCACCTCACATGCGGATCCGACTTAGCAACATTACACCTAATATTAAGCGGATATGTGacaaaaagacacaaaaacactGTTCTCATTAA